From Lycium ferocissimum isolate CSIRO_LF1 chromosome 12, AGI_CSIRO_Lferr_CH_V1, whole genome shotgun sequence, one genomic window encodes:
- the LOC132039912 gene encoding lysophospholipid acyltransferase 1-like translates to MSLLEMEPMASAIGVSIPVLRFLLCFVATIPVSFFHRFVPCTNGRHIYAAISGAVLSYMSFGLSSNFHFLVPMVLGYASMVFCRPYCGIISFFLAFGYLIGCHVYYMSGDAWKKGGMDATGALMVISLKIISCVMNYQDGLLKEEDLREAQKKNRLLELPSLLEYFGYCLCCGSHFAGPVYELKDYLEWTERNGIWKPSDKGQPSPFGATLRAILQAGLCMGLYIYLVPLFPISKFLDPMYHEWGFWTRLGYQYMASFTARCKYYFIWSISEVAILVSGFGFSGWTDMTNPPKPQWDRAKNVDILGVELAKSSVQIPLVWNIQVSTWLRHYVYERLIQKGRKPGFFQLLATQTVSAVWHGLYPGYIIFFVQSALMIAGSRVIYRWQQATSSAQFQKMLVFMNFVYTLLVLNYSAVGFMVLSLHETLTAYGSVYYIGSTVPILVLLLGKMIQPAKPVRSRAKKEE, encoded by the exons ATGAGTTTGCTGGAGATGGAACCAATGGCTTCGGCTATTGGAGTATCGATACCAGTGCTCCGTTTCTTACTATGTTTCGTTGCAACCATTCCTGTGAGTTTTTTCCATAGATTTGTTCCTTGCACCAATGGTAGGCATATTTATGCTGCCATATCAGGTGCTGTTCTGTCCTACATGTCGTTTGGATTGTCGTCCAATTTTCATTTCTTGGTGCCTATGGTTTTGGGTTATGCTTCTATGGTTTTCTGCCGTCCTTATTGCGGGATCATCTCTTTCTTCCTTGCATTTGGATATCTTATTGGATG CCATGTGTACTACATGAGTGGTGATGCATGGAAAAAGGGAGGAATGGATGCTACAG GAGCTCTTATGGTGATTTCGCTGAAAATAATTTCATGCGTGATGAATTACCAAGATGGATTATTGAAGGAGGAAGATTTGCGTGAAGCTCAAAAGAAAAATCGTTTGCTCGAGTTGCCATCATTACTTGAGTACTTTGGTTACTGTCTCTGTTGTGGAAGTCATTTTGCAGGACCAGTATATGAATTAAAGGATTACCTTGAATGGACAGAGAGAAATGGT ATCTGGAAACCTTCAGACAAAGGACAACCATCGCCTTTTGGGGCAACGTTAAGGGCTATTCTTCAAGCTGGTCTATGCATGGGATTGTATATCTATCTGGTGCCTCTTTTCCCAATTTCTAAGTTCTTGGATCCAATGTACCACGAATGGGGTTTCTGGACACGGTTGGGTTACCAATATATGGCTAGCTTTACTGCACGATGTAAATATTATTTCATATGGTCAATCTCAGAAGTTGCTATCCTCGTATCTGGTTTCGGTTTCAGTGGTTGGACAGACATGACTAATCCACCAAAACCACAGTGGGACCGTGCTAAAAATGTTGACATATTAGGTGTTGAGCTTGCAAAGAGCTCAGTTCAGATACCTCTTGTATGGAACATTCAAGTTAGCACCTGGCTGAGGCACT ATGTATATGAGAGGCTTATACAGAAGGGAAGGAAGCCTGGTTTCTTCCAGTTGCTGGCCACACAGACTGTTAGTGCTGTATGGCAT GGGTTATATCCTGGCTACATCATATTCTTTGTTCAGTCTGCTTTGATGATTGCTGGATCAAGAG TCATTTACAGATGGCAGCAAGCTACAAGTAGTGCTCAGTTTCAAAAGATGCTGGTATTCATGAACTTTGTATATACACTGCTGGTGCTGAACTACTCTGCTGTTGGATTCATG GTCCTAAGCCTGCATGAAACACTTACTGCTTATGGAAGTGTATACTATATTGGAAGTACTGTACCAATTCTAGTGCTCCTTCTTGGTAAAATGATTCAGCCAGCAAAACCTGTCAGATCTAGAgccaaaaaagaagaatga
- the LOC132039582 gene encoding F-box protein PP2-A13-like isoform X1, with protein sequence MGSSLSLFLTPRHSTTVPSLGDLPESCVASVMVYLDPSEICSMSMLNRGFRAASSADFVWESKLPLNYESIIERVFDDFDTNLCKRDIYARLCRPSYFDGGTKKVWLDKGTGRVCLSVSANGLAITGIDDRRYWSRIETDESRISFPFIPCRFQSVAYLQQIWWFEVDGEVDFPFPAGSYSIFYRLQVGRASRRFGRRICNSEHVHGWDKKPVQFQLSTSDGQQATTQCNLKEPGKWKYHHVGDFIVTGSTTTTKVKFSMTQIDCTHTKGGLCVDSVLICPSEFTERLKRF encoded by the exons atGGGTTCTTCTTTATCCCTTTTCTTGACTCCACGTCATTCCACCACTGTTCCCAGTCTTGGTGACTTGCCTGAAAGTTGTGTGGCTTCAGTTATGGTTTATTTGGACCCATCTGAGATCTGTAGCATGTCAATGCTTAATAGGGGTTTTAGGGCTGCTAGTTCTGCTGATTTTGTGTGGGAATCTAAGTTGCCTTTGAATTATGAGTCTATTATTGAGAGggtgtttgatgattttgatacCAATTTGTGTAAAAGGGATATTTATGCTAGGCTTTGTCGACCCTCTTATTTTGATGGTGGCACAAAG AAGGTTTGGTTAGATAAGGGTACAGGAAGGGTTTGTCTATCAGTATCTGCAAATGGCTTGGCGATAACGGGCATTGACGATAGGAGATATTGGAGCCGTATTGAAACAGATGAATCAAG gatttcttttcctttcattccCTGCAGATTCCAGTCCGTTGCATATCTCCAACAGATCTGGTGGTTTGAAGTGGATGGAGAGGTTGATTTCCCGTTCCCAGCAGGGTCTTATAGTATTTTCTATAGACTGCAAGTGGGACGTGCCTCTCGAAGATTTGGACGGCGAATTTGCAACTCCGAGCATGTTCACGGATGGGATAAAAAACCAGTACAGTTCCAGCTCTCAACATCAGATGGCCAGCAAGCTACAACCCAGTGTAACTTGAAAGAACCTGGAAAATGGAAATACCACCATGTAGGAGACTTTATTGTCACAGGGTCTACAACAACTACGAAAGTTAAGTTCTCCATGACCCAAATCGATTGTACACACACCAAAGGTGGACTTTGTGTAGATTCTGTGTTAATATGCCCGAGCGAGTTTACAGAGAGGTTAAAGCGTTTTTAA
- the LOC132039582 gene encoding F-box protein PP2-A12-like isoform X2 gives MGSSLSLFLTPRHSTTVPSLGDLPESCVASVMVYLDPSEICSMSMLNRGFRAASSADFVWESKLPLNYESIIERVFDDFDTNLCKRDIYARLCRPSYFDGGTKKVWLDKGTGRVCLSVSANGLAITGIDDRRYWSRIETDESRFQSVAYLQQIWWFEVDGEVDFPFPAGSYSIFYRLQVGRASRRFGRRICNSEHVHGWDKKPVQFQLSTSDGQQATTQCNLKEPGKWKYHHVGDFIVTGSTTTTKVKFSMTQIDCTHTKGGLCVDSVLICPSEFTERLKRF, from the exons atGGGTTCTTCTTTATCCCTTTTCTTGACTCCACGTCATTCCACCACTGTTCCCAGTCTTGGTGACTTGCCTGAAAGTTGTGTGGCTTCAGTTATGGTTTATTTGGACCCATCTGAGATCTGTAGCATGTCAATGCTTAATAGGGGTTTTAGGGCTGCTAGTTCTGCTGATTTTGTGTGGGAATCTAAGTTGCCTTTGAATTATGAGTCTATTATTGAGAGggtgtttgatgattttgatacCAATTTGTGTAAAAGGGATATTTATGCTAGGCTTTGTCGACCCTCTTATTTTGATGGTGGCACAAAG AAGGTTTGGTTAGATAAGGGTACAGGAAGGGTTTGTCTATCAGTATCTGCAAATGGCTTGGCGATAACGGGCATTGACGATAGGAGATATTGGAGCCGTATTGAAACAGATGAATCAAG ATTCCAGTCCGTTGCATATCTCCAACAGATCTGGTGGTTTGAAGTGGATGGAGAGGTTGATTTCCCGTTCCCAGCAGGGTCTTATAGTATTTTCTATAGACTGCAAGTGGGACGTGCCTCTCGAAGATTTGGACGGCGAATTTGCAACTCCGAGCATGTTCACGGATGGGATAAAAAACCAGTACAGTTCCAGCTCTCAACATCAGATGGCCAGCAAGCTACAACCCAGTGTAACTTGAAAGAACCTGGAAAATGGAAATACCACCATGTAGGAGACTTTATTGTCACAGGGTCTACAACAACTACGAAAGTTAAGTTCTCCATGACCCAAATCGATTGTACACACACCAAAGGTGGACTTTGTGTAGATTCTGTGTTAATATGCCCGAGCGAGTTTACAGAGAGGTTAAAGCGTTTTTAA